In one Nitrospirota bacterium genomic region, the following are encoded:
- a CDS encoding restriction endonuclease subunit S, with amino-acid sequence MAGEWKPIVLGKVCTKIGSGATPRGGADVYLEAGPYTLIRSQNVYNDGFHRDGLAYIGEDHAAELVNVEVLEDDVLLNITGDSVARACQVPRSVLPARVNQHVAIIRPDPSKLHPRFLRYFLVSAEMQSKLLSWAGSGGTRNALTKGMIESFEVLAPEDIREQRAIAYMLGTLDDKIECLRRMSETLEAMARALFKSWFVDFDPVRAKAEGRWKRGKSLPGLPAHLYDIFPDRMVDSELGEIPAGWRDGTLGEVAVHQRRGVVPDEIEPSTPYIALEHMPGRRITLSEWGTADGVVSNKFVFRRGEVLFGKLRPYFHKVGVAPVDGVCSTDIVVIAPRDEACFGFVLGNVSSDAFVEYTNAGSTGTKMPRTSWNEMARYPLVIPSEQVAGAFTVMIRPAVERIITSIHESRTLAALRDALLPRLISGELRVRDAEKFVEAAV; translated from the coding sequence ATGGCGGGTGAGTGGAAGCCGATCGTGCTCGGCAAGGTTTGCACCAAGATCGGAAGCGGTGCGACGCCGCGAGGCGGCGCCGACGTTTACCTCGAAGCCGGGCCCTACACACTGATTCGAAGCCAGAACGTCTACAACGATGGGTTCCATCGCGACGGCCTCGCCTACATCGGCGAGGATCATGCCGCCGAACTGGTGAACGTCGAAGTACTCGAAGACGACGTTCTGTTGAACATCACGGGTGACTCTGTAGCTCGCGCCTGCCAAGTGCCCCGGAGTGTCCTTCCAGCGCGGGTCAACCAGCATGTCGCGATCATTCGTCCTGACCCGAGCAAGCTTCATCCCCGTTTCTTGCGGTACTTTCTGGTGTCCGCCGAGATGCAGTCGAAATTGCTTTCGTGGGCAGGCTCAGGCGGCACTCGCAACGCTCTTACCAAGGGCATGATCGAGTCTTTCGAGGTGCTGGCGCCGGAAGACATCAGGGAACAGCGTGCCATCGCCTACATGCTCGGTACCCTAGACGACAAGATCGAATGCCTTCGGCGGATGAGCGAGACGCTGGAGGCGATGGCACGTGCGCTCTTCAAATCGTGGTTCGTGGACTTCGACCCCGTCCGCGCCAAGGCTGAGGGCCGCTGGAAGCGCGGCAAGTCCCTCCCAGGCCTGCCCGCGCACCTCTACGACATCTTCCCCGACCGGATGGTGGATTCGGAACTCGGCGAGATTCCGGCAGGTTGGCGGGACGGGACGCTTGGCGAAGTGGCAGTGCACCAGCGCCGCGGGGTCGTGCCAGACGAGATCGAGCCGTCCACTCCATACATCGCTCTCGAACACATGCCGGGCCGCAGGATCACCCTGTCAGAATGGGGAACAGCCGATGGCGTCGTGAGCAACAAATTCGTGTTCAGGCGCGGCGAAGTCTTATTCGGGAAGCTGCGCCCCTACTTTCATAAGGTTGGCGTCGCGCCGGTGGATGGAGTTTGCTCGACCGACATCGTCGTGATCGCCCCGCGGGATGAAGCCTGCTTCGGCTTTGTGTTGGGGAACGTCTCGAGCGACGCGTTCGTTGAGTACACGAATGCGGGGTCAACGGGCACGAAGATGCCTCGTACGAGCTGGAACGAGATGGCGCGGTACCCGCTTGTGATTCCGTCAGAGCAAGTCGCAGGTGCCTTTACGGTAATGATTCGCCCTGCCGTAGAGCGGATCATTACATCCATCCACGAATCCAGAACACTTGCCGCCCTACGCGACGCGCTGCTGCCCAGACTCATCTCCGGTGAGCTGCGGGTGAGGGACGCCGAGAAGTTCGTGGAGGCGGCCGTATGA
- a CDS encoding ORF6N domain-containing protein, translating to MARRASIVPVERIEGRIFRLRGHKVMLSVHLAELYGVEPRALVQAVKRNLERFPSDFMFQLNASEFANLKSQIVISSWGGLRRARPYAFTEQGVAMLSSVLRSPRAIRVNIEIMRAFVRLRRILASHRELARRLDELERRYDAQFKGVFDAIRELMEPPEEPRPRIGFHTGRER from the coding sequence ATGGCCCGTAGGGCTTCAATCGTGCCGGTGGAACGGATTGAAGGCCGGATTTTCCGGCTTCGGGGCCACAAGGTGATGCTCAGCGTGCACTTGGCTGAACTCTATGGGGTCGAACCGCGGGCCCTGGTCCAGGCGGTCAAGCGCAATCTGGAGCGTTTCCCTTCGGATTTCATGTTCCAGCTCAACGCCTCCGAGTTCGCGAACTTGAAATCACAAATTGTGATTTCAAGTTGGGGCGGTCTCCGCCGCGCCCGGCCCTACGCCTTCACGGAGCAGGGGGTGGCGATGCTCTCGAGCGTCTTGAGGAGCCCTCGGGCGATCCGCGTCAACATCGAGATCATGCGGGCCTTCGTTCGATTGCGGCGAATCCTGGCGTCGCACCGCGAGTTGGCACGGCGGCTGGATGAACTCGAAAGGCGCTACGACGCGCAGTTCAAGGGCGTATTCGATGCGATCCGCGAGCTGATGGAGCCCCCGGAGGAGCCGCGCCCGCGGATCGGATTCCATACGGGGCGGGAGAGATGA